Proteins found in one Deltaproteobacteria bacterium genomic segment:
- a CDS encoding TOBE domain-containing protein — MARRTGGGVSVAATLSLRRADKAFLGGDRIGLLEAIDRFGSITKAAREVGVCYKTAWDAVDAMNNAAEKPLVERVAGGRGGGGTVLTDEGKETVRLYRVLQDEHRRFIERLEGRLGDVGRLYSLLRRVAMRVSARNVFPGTVAAVRKGAVSTEVTLLLKGGETVCAVITNESARVLGLKVGAEAYAFFKASAVILGKELHGTKVSARNLLCGTADRIVHGPVNAEVTVVLPGGSVLTSIITDESAKRLSLAKGDHVCALVKASSVILGVDG, encoded by the coding sequence ATGGCCCGTCGCACAGGCGGCGGCGTTTCGGTCGCTGCGACCTTGTCGCTGCGCCGCGCGGACAAGGCGTTTCTCGGGGGGGACCGGATCGGCCTGCTGGAGGCGATCGACCGATTCGGATCGATCACCAAGGCGGCCCGGGAGGTCGGGGTCTGCTACAAGACCGCTTGGGATGCCGTCGACGCCATGAACAACGCCGCGGAAAAACCGCTGGTCGAGCGTGTGGCCGGCGGCCGCGGCGGCGGCGGTACCGTGTTGACCGACGAGGGGAAGGAAACGGTCCGGCTGTACCGTGTCCTCCAGGACGAGCATCGAAGGTTTATCGAACGCCTCGAAGGGCGGCTTGGGGACGTGGGCCGCCTCTACTCCCTGCTTCGGAGGGTGGCCATGAGAGTCAGCGCGCGGAACGTCTTCCCGGGAACGGTGGCGGCGGTCCGGAAAGGGGCCGTCAGCACGGAGGTGACCCTTCTCCTCAAGGGGGGTGAAACCGTCTGCGCGGTCATCACGAACGAGAGCGCCCGGGTCCTGGGCCTGAAGGTGGGTGCGGAGGCGTATGCCTTCTTCAAGGCGAGCGCCGTGATTCTGGGCAAGGAGCTGCACGGTACGAAGGTCAGCGCGCGGAACCTGTTGTGCGGAACGGCGGACCGGATCGTCCACGGCCCCGTGAACGCCGAGGTCACGGTCGTCCTGCCGGGGGGAAGCGTCCTGACCTCCATCATTACCGACGAGAGCGCGAAACGCCTCTCCCTCGCGAAAGGCGACCATGT
- a CDS encoding substrate-binding domain-containing protein, translated as MRRFSRIPETLLVFVLLALATLPAGAEERLRMSTTTSTENSGLLAVLLPPFEKKFGCKVDVVAVGTGKALKLGEAGDVDVVFVHARKLEDKFVAGGFGVNRRDVMYNDFVLLGPPDDPAGVGRTKSAPDAFRAVAAKGSPFISRGDESGTHQKEKEVWASAGIAPRGAWYVEAGQGMGEVITMATQKRGYTLSDRGTYIAFRKKTDLVVVRQGDNNLWNPYGIIAVNPKRHAHVKYDLAMELIDFVTGPEGQSLIAGYKVDGEPLFFVQGKGANH; from the coding sequence GGGCGCGGAAGAGCGGCTCCGGATGTCCACCACGACCTCCACGGAGAACTCCGGCCTCCTTGCGGTGCTCCTCCCTCCCTTCGAGAAGAAGTTCGGCTGCAAGGTCGACGTCGTCGCCGTCGGGACAGGGAAGGCCCTCAAGCTCGGGGAGGCGGGCGACGTGGACGTCGTGTTCGTCCACGCCCGGAAGCTCGAAGACAAGTTCGTGGCCGGCGGCTTCGGGGTGAACCGCCGGGACGTGATGTACAACGACTTCGTCCTCCTGGGCCCCCCGGACGACCCGGCGGGGGTCGGCAGGACGAAGAGCGCGCCGGACGCCTTCCGGGCGGTCGCCGCGAAAGGATCCCCCTTCATTTCGCGGGGCGACGAATCGGGGACCCACCAGAAGGAGAAGGAGGTCTGGGCGTCCGCCGGCATCGCCCCCCGGGGCGCCTGGTACGTCGAGGCGGGCCAGGGGATGGGGGAGGTCATCACGATGGCCACCCAGAAGCGGGGATATACCCTCTCCGACCGGGGCACCTATATCGCCTTCCGGAAGAAGACCGATCTCGTCGTCGTGCGGCAGGGAGATAATAACCTCTGGAACCCGTACGGGATCATCGCGGTCAACCCGAAAAGGCACGCTCATGTAAAATATGATCTCGCAATGGAGCTCATCGATTTCGTCACGGGACCGGAAGGGCAGTCCCTCATCGCGGGGTACAAGGTCGACGGCGAGCCGCTCTTTTTCGTCCAGGGGAAAGGGGCCAACCATTAA